The proteins below come from a single Coleofasciculus sp. FACHB-T130 genomic window:
- a CDS encoding J domain-containing protein, whose amino-acid sequence MPYQTTLATSHYALLGLHPSASPIEIRRAYRELSKHYHPDTTELPANIATAKFQQLNEAYSTLSNPQRRLAYDLKIGYSRISVIQAPPNLNSSVSQAKKAYSSSAYLDPTDRPLSPGEIFVLFIMGLTFVGCLLLAIAIGLTRGEAAFQVSRLETLQPVEQQATPHLPVHPHHLSKPVASGSRLAPLIPQNKRVDSIYLPDDR is encoded by the coding sequence ATGCCGTATCAAACAACCTTGGCGACCAGTCATTACGCCTTGCTAGGGCTGCACCCTTCGGCGTCCCCGATCGAAATTCGACGGGCATATCGAGAATTAAGCAAACACTACCATCCCGATACCACAGAATTACCTGCTAACATAGCAACCGCTAAGTTCCAGCAGCTCAATGAAGCCTATTCCACCCTCAGCAATCCACAACGGCGACTGGCTTATGACCTAAAAATTGGCTATTCCCGCATTAGCGTAATTCAAGCACCGCCAAACTTGAATTCTTCGGTTTCCCAAGCAAAAAAGGCATATTCTTCCTCAGCCTATTTAGATCCAACCGATCGCCCCCTCTCTCCAGGAGAGATTTTTGTCCTATTCATTATGGGTTTAACCTTTGTGGGTTGCCTATTGTTAGCGATCGCCATTGGCTTAACGCGAGGAGAAGCCGCCTTCCAAGTTTCCAGGCTAGAAACCCTGCAACCAGTCGAGCAGCAGGCGACTCCTCATCTTCCTGTTCATCCTCATCATCTATCTAAACCTGTGGCATCTGGGTCGCGCCTTGCCCCACTCATCCCTCAAAACAAGCGAGTTGATTCAATCTACTTGCCGGATGACAGATAA
- a CDS encoding YaaW family protein, whose protein sequence is MDELRAALELATEEELQQLTDILFRRKFNPLDYVQTPDPIDIQSQDHEDWLDAIEQRFRFLAADGVTVLRGRTGEVTYRQILIQVCRYLKIPYSAKLSTTDLEAEVFLNLMGRAWKQMPRHEQKALTARVQRSLAKSQLSEPLPVQLQHDPMALLVKGGSALAVSSIVQPLLLQQLARQFAIHFASYQVAKETVIQGSAAAAAQFQNYMVLQTAKRGMAMSAARYGAIRSVFALVGPAMWAWFFADLGWRAIATNYGRIIPIIVALAQIRLTRAECWEPA, encoded by the coding sequence TTGGACGAGCTGAGAGCCGCGCTGGAATTAGCCACAGAAGAAGAGTTACAGCAACTGACAGATATTCTATTTCGCCGCAAATTTAACCCCTTAGATTACGTTCAGACACCTGACCCGATCGACATTCAAAGCCAAGATCACGAAGATTGGTTGGATGCGATCGAGCAGAGATTTCGCTTTTTAGCGGCGGATGGAGTGACAGTTTTGCGAGGACGCACGGGTGAAGTCACTTATCGACAAATTTTGATCCAAGTTTGTCGATATCTGAAAATTCCCTATTCTGCAAAACTTTCAACGACTGATTTAGAAGCAGAAGTATTTCTCAATCTGATGGGTCGGGCGTGGAAACAAATGCCTCGACACGAACAGAAAGCGTTAACTGCCAGAGTACAGCGATCGCTAGCAAAGTCTCAACTCTCCGAACCCCTGCCAGTGCAGTTACAGCACGACCCGATGGCTTTACTCGTTAAGGGGGGTAGTGCCCTTGCCGTTAGTTCCATTGTCCAGCCGCTGTTACTACAACAACTTGCCCGTCAGTTTGCAATTCATTTTGCTAGCTATCAAGTCGCCAAAGAAACTGTCATCCAAGGCAGTGCTGCGGCTGCTGCACAGTTCCAAAATTATATGGTGCTACAAACAGCGAAGCGTGGGATGGCAATGAGTGCCGCCCGTTATGGTGCCATCCGCAGTGTATTTGCATTAGTGGGACCCGCCATGTGGGCGTGGTTTTTTGCCGATCTGGGCTGGAGAGCGATCGCGACTAATTACGGTCGGATTATCCCTATCATCGTTGCCTTAGCGCAAATTCGCCTAACTCGTGCCGAATGCTGGGAACCTGCTTAG
- the cdaA gene encoding diadenylate cyclase CdaA → MNLGPGQDPPGTSTLLLQSIDIVLVLILTYLVLLFIGERRTLWMVRGLIVLMLASAVSNRLGLVLLSFVLEKLVVGSAVAMAVIFQSEFRRFLEQLGRGELMQLLQPSRRAIPKADSVIDEIVDAVKELSQNRTGALIVLETTGPIDERDFSVQGVKLNAEVSKEILQTIFQTSTLLHDGAIFISGSRIVAAGVILPLSERTASRQLGTRHRAAMGITERVENCLCIVVSEETGSISLAERGGLNRPLTSSKLKELLETRFSTSSEERAVAPGLRSLGRQISDRGKALVSRLLRLPPPGSRDKK, encoded by the coding sequence ATGAATTTGGGTCCCGGTCAAGACCCTCCCGGAACTTCGACCTTGTTGCTTCAAAGCATTGATATTGTTTTAGTTCTCATCCTCACGTATCTGGTGCTACTCTTTATCGGGGAGCGTCGCACATTGTGGATGGTACGGGGTTTGATTGTCTTAATGCTAGCCTCAGCCGTGAGTAATCGCCTGGGGCTGGTACTGTTGAGTTTTGTCCTGGAAAAGTTGGTAGTTGGCTCGGCTGTGGCGATGGCTGTCATTTTCCAGTCAGAATTTCGTCGGTTTCTGGAACAATTGGGCAGGGGAGAACTGATGCAGTTGCTGCAACCCTCCCGACGAGCGATTCCCAAAGCAGATAGTGTTATTGATGAAATTGTGGATGCGGTCAAGGAATTGTCCCAAAACCGCACGGGTGCTTTGATCGTACTGGAAACGACCGGGCCAATTGATGAGCGGGATTTTTCCGTTCAAGGCGTCAAATTAAATGCTGAGGTTTCTAAGGAAATCCTACAAACTATCTTTCAAACATCTACGCTCCTGCACGACGGCGCAATATTCATTAGTGGCTCCCGCATTGTTGCCGCTGGGGTGATTTTGCCCCTTTCTGAGCGCACGGCGTCGCGGCAGCTGGGGACGCGGCACCGGGCAGCAATGGGAATTACGGAGCGGGTCGAAAATTGCCTATGTATCGTTGTATCTGAAGAAACCGGCTCTATTTCTTTAGCGGAGAGGGGGGGACTGAATCGCCCCCTAACCAGCAGTAAACTGAAAGAACTCTTAGAGACGCGATTCTCCACGTCAAGCGAAGAGAGGGCCGTCGCCCCCGGTCTACGCAGTTTGGGACGTCAGATTAGCGATCGGGGAAAGGCACTGGTTTCGCGTTTGCTTCGTCTTCCACCACCGGGTTCTCGTGACAAGAAATGA
- the rimI gene encoding ribosomal protein S18-alanine N-acetyltransferase: MTFLQLQPLTAEQLLAVVELDQLCFGQLWTLDGYKRELESPNSDLLVIEEFSGKEPEVIGQSTQYVGENAAPTALSPEGAPPLERSLVGIGCLWAILEEAHITILGVHPNYRGQGLGQALLYALLKKAWKRRLEWATLEVRASNRPAQSLYEKFGFQEVGRRRRYYKDTGEDALILWRSGLQAPEFPQTLSDWHSSIGDRFRYSHRQFLEADEVKG, translated from the coding sequence GTGACTTTTTTGCAACTTCAGCCGCTGACAGCAGAGCAGCTCTTGGCGGTAGTGGAACTAGACCAACTGTGTTTTGGTCAACTCTGGACTCTAGACGGTTACAAGCGAGAGTTAGAAAGTCCCAATAGTGACTTGCTAGTTATAGAAGAATTTAGCGGCAAGGAACCAGAGGTAATCGGTCAATCCACTCAGTACGTGGGGGAAAACGCCGCCCCGACTGCATTGAGTCCGGAAGGAGCTCCGCCTCTAGAGCGATCGCTCGTGGGCATCGGATGTCTCTGGGCAATCTTAGAGGAGGCGCACATTACGATTTTGGGAGTGCATCCCAACTATCGGGGTCAGGGCTTGGGGCAGGCACTGCTTTATGCCTTGCTCAAAAAAGCCTGGAAGCGCCGGTTGGAGTGGGCAACGCTGGAGGTGAGAGCATCGAATCGACCTGCCCAGTCTCTCTACGAGAAATTTGGGTTTCAGGAAGTTGGTAGGCGTCGGCGCTATTACAAAGATACGGGCGAAGATGCTTTGATTTTGTGGCGTAGCGGTCTTCAAGCACCCGAATTTCCGCAAACCTTAAGCGACTGGCATTCCTCAATTGGCGATCGCTTCCGTTACTCTCATCGGCAGTTCTTGGAAGCCGATGAAGTTAAAGGATAG
- a CDS encoding O-antigen ligase family protein has product MKKSPFLIFNFPFLSRHPDPSLQASWHYAQLGFLIFPLIPILGAVGIFIGLVGTWRKKYPTIIRRPLNRGFAIFCAWVIISASFAPFPLEALLGLFNFLPFFIFFAAYSELIQTPAQLRQLAWILVVPSVPVVILGFGQIFMGWASPALLEGIVGWALQPKGNPIGRMASVFMYANILAAYLQIVFILALGLWIEESKKRSPQSRRLRTATLEQRAEAKAKTKYIFPFPFTWRIGFLSVAVIGNAVALILTNSRNAWAIVVLSCLAFAFYQGWRWLIAGVGAIATSILWAAFGPSPVREWLRTIVPYYFWARLTDQMYPDRPVALLRTTQWQFAWSMTQQRPWTGWGLRNFTPLYEAQMKVWLGHPHSLLLMLTAETGIPATIFFCGLVGWVMVQAALLLAEMRLISSPQNRLILFSYLVAFGACTLFNVVDVSIFDLRVNTLGWLLLAAICGAVYQKRAIASFPALQ; this is encoded by the coding sequence ATGAAGAAATCCCCGTTTTTAATTTTTAATTTCCCATTTTTAAGTCGGCATCCTGACCCCAGCTTGCAAGCCTCTTGGCACTATGCTCAACTGGGGTTTCTGATTTTTCCCTTGATTCCTATTCTGGGTGCTGTCGGAATATTTATTGGATTAGTCGGCACCTGGAGAAAAAAATATCCCACAATTATCCGACGCCCTCTCAATCGCGGATTCGCTATCTTTTGCGCCTGGGTAATTATTTCAGCTAGCTTCGCCCCTTTTCCTTTAGAAGCCTTGCTGGGATTGTTTAATTTCCTCCCCTTTTTCATCTTTTTTGCTGCCTATAGCGAACTCATTCAGACACCAGCACAACTGCGACAGTTAGCTTGGATTTTGGTGGTGCCTTCTGTACCTGTGGTGATTCTCGGCTTTGGGCAGATATTCATGGGTTGGGCTAGCCCAGCGCTATTGGAAGGTATTGTAGGCTGGGCGCTGCAACCTAAAGGGAATCCCATCGGGCGGATGGCTTCGGTATTTATGTACGCCAATATTTTGGCAGCCTATCTGCAAATTGTGTTTATTTTGGCGCTGGGATTGTGGATTGAAGAAAGCAAAAAGCGATCGCCCCAATCTCGCCGCTTACGCACCGCCACGCTAGAACAAAGGGCGGAAGCAAAAGCTAAAACAAAATATATTTTTCCCTTTCCGTTTACCTGGCGAATTGGGTTTCTGAGTGTAGCGGTAATTGGAAATGCAGTTGCACTGATTTTGACGAATTCCCGCAATGCTTGGGCGATTGTCGTTCTTAGCTGCCTTGCCTTTGCCTTCTACCAAGGTTGGCGTTGGCTAATCGCCGGAGTGGGGGCGATCGCTACTAGCATCCTCTGGGCAGCTTTTGGCCCTTCACCCGTGCGCGAATGGCTTCGCACGATTGTCCCCTATTACTTTTGGGCGCGACTCACCGACCAAATGTATCCAGATCGACCCGTGGCGTTGTTACGGACAACTCAGTGGCAGTTTGCTTGGTCGATGACTCAGCAACGTCCCTGGACTGGCTGGGGTTTAAGGAATTTTACGCCACTTTACGAGGCACAGATGAAAGTCTGGCTGGGACATCCTCACAGCTTGCTGTTAATGCTAACGGCTGAAACTGGCATCCCCGCAACCATTTTCTTCTGCGGTTTAGTTGGCTGGGTGATGGTTCAAGCTGCCCTACTATTGGCAGAGATGAGACTAATCTCGTCTCCACAAAATAGGTTAATTCTTTTCAGTTATTTAGTCGCTTTTGGTGCCTGTACATTATTTAATGTAGTAGATGTAAGTATATTTGATTTACGGGTGAATACCTTGGGATGGTTGCTATTAGCAGCCATTTGCGGAGCAGTTTATCAAAAGAGAGCGATCGCATCCTTTCCCGCACTACAATAA
- a CDS encoding DUF3143 domain-containing protein translates to MTLPTADTPLYNHPLPDIEQWLKKMGCQQDRTQLHCWHIARPFWKAELSLDVEELTVRYLEAGEGGRDILRSFKYSLTRQDVEDAVFAGP, encoded by the coding sequence ATGACTCTTCCCACTGCTGATACGCCTCTCTATAACCATCCCTTACCTGATATTGAACAGTGGCTCAAAAAGATGGGATGTCAACAAGACCGAACTCAGCTGCACTGTTGGCACATTGCTAGACCTTTTTGGAAAGCAGAGCTGTCTCTAGATGTGGAGGAGCTAACCGTGCGCTATCTAGAAGCGGGTGAAGGCGGACGAGATATCCTGCGCTCCTTCAAATATTCTCTGACTCGCCAAGATGTAGAAGACGCCGTCTTTGCAGGCCCTTAG
- a CDS encoding isoprenyl transferase, with amino-acid sequence MTSKSTVLQNLPADLDRDRLPKHVAVIMDGNGRWAKRQGLPRIMGHRRGVYALKDLLRCCKDWGIPALTAYAFSTENWKRPLEEVDFLMTLFEGVLRQELREMVQENVRINFMGNLADLPRSLQVEIERSMAETQHNASIQFTVATNYGGRQEILQACRAIATQVQEGVLQPDEIDEALFSRHLYTAKVGDPDLLIRTSGEMRLSNFLLWQLAYAELYITETLWPDFDRAEFHQALCAYQQRDRRFGKV; translated from the coding sequence ATGACTTCAAAATCAACTGTCTTACAAAATTTGCCTGCTGACCTCGATCGAGACCGCCTGCCCAAACATGTGGCAGTAATCATGGATGGAAATGGTCGATGGGCCAAACGCCAAGGGCTACCTCGAATTATGGGCCATCGGCGGGGGGTCTATGCGCTGAAGGATTTACTGCGCTGCTGTAAGGATTGGGGAATTCCAGCGCTGACTGCTTATGCGTTTTCTACGGAAAATTGGAAACGACCGCTGGAAGAGGTTGATTTTTTAATGACCTTGTTTGAGGGGGTGTTGCGGCAGGAACTCCGGGAAATGGTGCAGGAGAATGTGCGAATCAACTTTATGGGAAATTTAGCTGATTTACCGCGAAGTCTCCAGGTAGAAATTGAGCGGTCAATGGCTGAAACTCAGCACAATGCCAGCATTCAGTTTACTGTGGCAACTAATTATGGGGGACGCCAGGAAATTCTGCAAGCTTGTCGAGCGATCGCGACTCAGGTGCAGGAAGGTGTTTTACAGCCTGATGAAATTGATGAAGCTTTGTTTTCACGCCACCTCTATACTGCCAAAGTTGGCGATCCTGACCTACTGATTCGCACCAGCGGGGAAATGCGCCTCTCGAACTTCCTGCTCTGGCAATTAGCTTATGCGGAACTCTATATCACAGAGACGCTGTGGCCTGATTTTGACCGGGCGGAGTTTCACCAGGCTTTGTGTGCCTATCAACAGCGCGATCGCCGTTTCGGCAAAGTATGA
- the lysA gene encoding diaminopimelate decarboxylase has product MLSTQPVGVQNSGRQYLPLTPTTRTDANHHVSVDRSPNQELLPLTSGVNSRDCLEIGGCDVTKLVQQFGSPLYILDEETLRTACRQYRDGLSRYYGGESQVLYASKAWSCLAVCAIAASEGLGIDVVSGGELYTALQAGVSPDKIYFHGNNKSREELTLAVETGCTIVVDNWLELRTLAALESGQAPKESEINPSNHPKSKIRIMLRFTPGIECHTHEYIRTGHLDSKFGFDPNQLEEVFAFISQQSTLDCIGLHAHIGSQIFERQPHHDLAGVLVEWFKKAATNGLPVKELNVGGGLGIRYTESDDPPSIDEWVKTVSDAITAACQSQQIPLPKLLCEPGRSLIGTACVTAYTVGSSKVVPDIRTYLSVDGGMSDNPRPITYQSLYRAVVANRMSAPLTETVTLAGKHCESGDILIKEASLPKTEPGDILVVMGTGAYNYSMASNYNRLSRPAAVLVGRGEANLILQRETYQDVIRQDRLPERLVVS; this is encoded by the coding sequence ATGTTATCGACTCAACCAGTCGGGGTTCAAAATTCTGGACGGCAATATTTACCGCTTACGCCTACAACCCGTACAGACGCAAATCATCACGTCAGTGTAGATCGCTCACCCAATCAGGAACTTTTGCCCCTGACGTCTGGGGTTAACAGCCGCGACTGCCTGGAAATTGGTGGTTGTGACGTCACGAAACTCGTGCAGCAATTTGGTTCGCCCCTTTATATTTTGGACGAAGAAACGCTGCGGACAGCTTGTCGTCAATATCGGGATGGTTTAAGCCGCTATTATGGCGGTGAATCTCAGGTACTGTATGCTTCTAAAGCCTGGAGTTGTCTAGCCGTTTGCGCGATCGCTGCGAGTGAAGGCTTGGGGATCGATGTCGTCTCTGGCGGCGAACTCTACACGGCGCTGCAAGCTGGCGTCAGTCCCGACAAAATTTATTTTCACGGCAATAACAAATCCCGTGAAGAACTGACTCTAGCGGTTGAAACCGGCTGCACGATTGTAGTGGACAACTGGTTAGAGCTACGCACCCTCGCGGCTTTGGAATCGGGACAAGCGCCTAAGGAATCAGAGATTAACCCCTCTAATCATCCAAAATCCAAAATCCGGATCATGCTGCGGTTCACCCCTGGCATTGAATGTCACACTCACGAATACATCCGCACCGGACACCTCGATAGCAAATTTGGCTTCGATCCTAACCAATTAGAGGAAGTCTTTGCTTTTATCAGCCAGCAGTCAACTTTAGATTGTATCGGGTTGCACGCCCATATCGGTTCCCAAATCTTTGAGCGCCAACCCCATCACGATCTCGCAGGGGTTTTGGTGGAGTGGTTTAAAAAAGCAGCCACCAATGGATTGCCCGTCAAAGAGTTAAATGTCGGGGGTGGCTTAGGAATTCGTTACACCGAATCAGACGATCCTCCCAGTATTGACGAGTGGGTAAAAACTGTCAGCGATGCCATTACCGCAGCCTGCCAATCCCAACAAATCCCCTTACCTAAATTATTGTGCGAACCAGGGCGATCGCTCATTGGGACTGCCTGCGTCACCGCCTACACCGTAGGCTCATCAAAGGTCGTTCCAGACATCCGCACCTACCTATCCGTTGATGGCGGAATGTCTGACAATCCCCGTCCCATCACCTACCAATCCCTGTATCGAGCCGTTGTTGCCAACCGGATGTCGGCACCCTTGACAGAAACTGTCACCCTTGCCGGTAAACACTGCGAATCTGGAGACATTCTGATCAAAGAAGCATCGCTGCCGAAAACTGAGCCGGGAGATATTCTCGTCGTCATGGGCACAGGTGCCTACAATTACAGCATGGCTTCTAATTACAATCGCCTGTCTCGTCCGGCAGCGGTTTTAGTAGGTCGAGGAGAAGCTAATCTGATTTTGCAGAGGGAAACCTACCAGGATGTAATTCGGCAGGATCGTCTACCTGAGCGATTAGTAGTTAGTTAG